Proteins encoded by one window of Oncorhynchus kisutch isolate 150728-3 unplaced genomic scaffold, Okis_V2 scaffold748, whole genome shotgun sequence:
- the LOC116361830 gene encoding uncharacterized protein LOC116361830 encodes METTEEGKLNNVEHLTLMDFLQNLTEKQWRGIREGMFDPLTKQQLAGLCLRIVQFLSDKLMQIIIPGLYELLGIQDAASSPLSQRSLTASLTSLLDDKTNTKTRVRFTEAGVPKRPGSRKSYNSFRIPTPYPSSNCMEQEEEEEQESQLKFKEIYLTKGSGSYLPNGAMRYVLKGKFNNFIFISSITICENYTFPCFVVNKI; translated from the exons ATGGAAACTACAGAAGAGGGGAAGCTCAACAATGTGGAACATCTGACACTTATGGACTTCCTTCAAAACCTAACTGAGAA GCAATGGAGGGGGATTCGTGAGGGCATGTTTGACCCG CTGACAAAACAACAGCTTGCCGGCTTGTGTCTGAGGATTGTCCAGTTTTTATCGGACAAGCTGATGCAGATCATCATCCCAGGTCTTTACGAACTACTGGGCATCCAAGATGCTGCCTCCTCTCCATTGTCACAGAGATCTCTCACAGCGTCACTCACCAGTCTGTTAGACGATAAGACTAACACCAAGACCCGCGTGAGATTTACTGAGGCTGGTGTACCTAAGAGGCCAGGCAGTCGAAAGTCTTACAATAGCTTTCGCATCCCGACTCCCTACCCTTCCTCCAACTGTATGgagcaggaagaggaagaagagcaggAATCACAACTTAAGTTCAAGGAGATTTACCTGACTAAGGGCAGTGGAAGCTACCTGCCCAATGGGGCCATGAGGTATGTTCTTAAAGGGAAATTtaacaacttcatattcatctccAGCATCACCATATGTGAAAATTACACATTTCCATGCTTTGTAGTAAACAAAATATAG
- the LOC116361835 gene encoding uncharacterized protein LOC116361835, giving the protein MVKDQQELTQTTQSSDMVSGTSLLTTGQVFEKRIWSVARNIYYSLESKITEFLRKDLQRSDTTLGSIQIFTYQSSPASQRASLGHLEVNQSSVTPGGNVACVDIPHKLLPKTSELSGSMLEDIDTIRCRSADSQNTRNTSSSRSSISLTPTSKLRQSKWHFALPGTPIPTEFPAQIDFPIVRNTIIEDFFHTEDLLPVTFVDKVRQAAGVVVDIMVESVENTQEDGQGASHLDDLRSAVRKLRKIISTWTIHIFSHELVDKVIALQDSHSTPQVLTLEAAKSASDSILSRLKWGKEQCAISKELSSQLLQIFAEETVKGFLRQWSDEYENINFDVSVQNDPKTTTCMVILQMITKATAKCYFESTTSVATSDIVEGVFDLERDTISSTGEQVLTFNTKGSKKVSKNLCPQESLEYQPQNISPTVYFTETMTTSHGSFSPEGIYDIASSFPLEEKSHKPSLFTRLSRSSRKAFSAHSNLQGKPNYLNKFLIINNESIHLFR; this is encoded by the exons ATGGTGAAAGACCAGCAGGAGCTCACCCAGACCACCCAATCATCTGACATGGTATCTGGAACCTCCCTGCTCACCACTGGACAGGTTTTTGAGAAAAGGATCTGGTCTGTTGCTCGTAACATCTACTACAGTCTAGAAAGTAAGATTACGGAGTTTCTCAGAAAAGATCTTCAAAGATCAGACACAACACTTGGTTCAATCCAAATCTTTACATATCAAAGCAGTCCTGCATCACAAAGAGCAAGTCTCGGCCATCTTGAGGTCAACCAGAGCAGTGTTACACCTGGAGGAAACGTTGCCTGTGTGGACATTCCGCACAAATTACTACCTAAAACCTCTGAGCTCTCAGGATCCATGCTGGAGGATATTGACACGATCCGTTGTAGGAGTGCTGACAGCCAAAATACAAGAAATACCTCTTCTTCacgctcctccatctctctaacacCTACTTCAAAATTAAGGCAGTCGAAATGGCACTTTGCCTTACCCGGGACTCCCATCCCCACTGAGTTTCCTGCTCAGATTGACTTTCCCATtgttagaaacacaatcattgagGACTTCTTTCACACAGAGGACTTACTTCCTGTAACCTTTGTGGACAAAGTCAGGCAAGCTGCTGGGGTGGTAGTGGACATTATGGTGGAAAGTGTTGAGAACACACAGGAAGATGGACAGGGTGCTTCTCATCTTGACGACCTCCGATCTGCTGttaggaaattgagaaaaataatTTCCACTTGGACCATCCACATTTTCAGTCATGAATTGGTGGATAAAGTGATAGCCCTTCAGGACAGCCACAGCACTCCACAGGTCTTAACATTGGAAGCAGCCAAAAGTGCTTCAGACTCCATTCTTTCAAGGCTGAAATGGGGAAAGGAACAATGTGCCATATCCAAGGAGCTCTCCTCTCAGCTTCTCCAGATATTTGCTGAAGAGACAGTGAAGGGCTTCCTGAGACAGTGGTCAGATGAGTATGAAAACATAAACTTTGATGTTTCAGTCCAGAACGATCCAAAGACTACTACTTGCATGGTCATTCTTCAAATGATCACCAAAGCCACTGCTAAATGTTATTTTGAGTCCACTACCAGTGTGGCCACCAGTGACATTGTAGAAGGCGTGTTTGATTTGGAAAGGGATACCATCAGCAGTACTGGAGAGCAGGTCCTCACCTTTAACACAAAG GGTTCCAAGAAAGTTAGTAAGAACCTCTGTCCTCAAGAGTCTCTGGagtaccagcctcagaacatttccCCTACTGTGTACTTTACAG AGACGATGACAACATCTCATGGCTCCTTTTCTCCAGAGGGAATTTATGATATCGCATCGTCCTTCCCACTTGAAGAGAAGAGTCACAAACCCTCCCTTTTCACCAGATTGTCTAGATCATCACGAAAGGCTTTCTCAGCCCATTCAAATCTTCAAGGAAAACCAAATTATTTAAATAAATTCCTCATTATAAACAACGAGAGCATTCATTTGTTCAGATGA